In Maridesulfovibrio frigidus DSM 17176, a genomic segment contains:
- a CDS encoding methyl-accepting chemotaxis protein, with protein sequence MFKNLSIGSRFFFLLALMVVFLVVTGALFLGAIRDITEYGVSETQKVMLADQKDKVLVATKSMALSLGEELKIIKGDNERLEFIRHALDPIRYEKDSSGYFFVYKGTVNMVMPPKKSLQGKDLKGLKDQNGLYVIQELDKVAHNGGGYVAYDFEKPGAGIQPKISYAQMIPGTDLWIGTGVYIDNIDSEKERIGGAMNASADAITMKIVIGAGGIFLILILPLSLYLIRTIVTPLRESTDAATAVAEGNLDVSLDPQGRNEISTLQMALNSMVSTLSENIESIKVKSAEAQDQTRIAKAAAAEAQEATKRAEGAKKEGMLAAAEKLQSVIDRVSTITDEVTSSADEILSGSEFQKQRVAETATAMEEMNATVLEVARNASETNESSEMSMAKATEGAKMVQGTVDAMTDIQQRTGVLKETMEQLGTESVEIGNVLGVINDIADQTNLLALNAAIEAARAGEAGRGFAVVADEVRKLAEKTIGATDQVESSINSIQKLARENVQGMDATVIAVEKATDLSRESGNMLGEIVDLAKNSADQVRSIATAAEQQSATSEEINRSVGEIDSMTEENTRNSQLASEGTQNLSEEVQILLALVEDLRQGD encoded by the coding sequence ATGTTTAAAAATTTATCAATCGGATCCAGATTTTTCTTTCTGTTGGCTCTTATGGTTGTATTTCTAGTGGTTACCGGAGCTCTTTTTCTTGGTGCCATTAGGGATATTACTGAGTACGGGGTAAGTGAAACTCAAAAAGTGATGCTTGCAGACCAGAAAGATAAGGTTTTAGTTGCGACTAAGAGTATGGCTCTTTCGCTTGGCGAAGAGTTGAAGATTATTAAGGGTGATAATGAGAGACTTGAATTCATACGCCATGCTTTAGATCCTATTAGGTATGAAAAGGATAGCTCTGGCTACTTTTTCGTTTATAAGGGAACCGTAAATATGGTTATGCCACCCAAGAAGTCTTTACAGGGTAAGGATCTTAAGGGGCTTAAAGACCAAAATGGATTATACGTTATTCAGGAACTGGATAAGGTTGCGCACAATGGCGGAGGCTACGTAGCCTACGACTTTGAAAAGCCCGGGGCTGGAATTCAGCCTAAGATAAGTTATGCTCAGATGATTCCCGGAACTGACCTATGGATAGGAACTGGCGTATACATCGATAATATCGATAGCGAAAAAGAACGTATTGGCGGAGCTATGAATGCTAGCGCTGATGCCATCACCATGAAGATAGTAATTGGAGCAGGGGGAATATTCCTTATATTGATCCTGCCTTTGAGTTTGTACTTGATCAGGACTATTGTGACTCCATTGCGAGAATCAACTGATGCTGCAACCGCTGTTGCAGAGGGTAATCTCGATGTAAGTCTTGACCCTCAAGGTCGAAATGAAATCTCAACCTTGCAGATGGCACTTAACTCTATGGTTTCGACATTATCTGAAAATATCGAAAGTATTAAGGTTAAGAGCGCGGAAGCTCAGGATCAGACTCGAATTGCAAAGGCCGCAGCGGCTGAGGCTCAAGAAGCCACAAAGCGTGCTGAAGGCGCTAAGAAGGAAGGTATGCTCGCTGCAGCCGAAAAATTGCAGAGTGTAATTGACCGTGTCTCAACAATTACTGATGAAGTAACAAGCAGTGCTGATGAGATCCTGAGTGGTAGTGAATTCCAGAAGCAACGAGTAGCTGAAACTGCAACTGCAATGGAAGAGATGAATGCGACTGTTCTTGAGGTTGCACGAAACGCTTCTGAGACAAATGAAAGCTCTGAAATGTCCATGGCGAAGGCGACTGAAGGGGCCAAGATGGTTCAGGGAACCGTTGACGCCATGACCGACATTCAGCAGAGGACAGGAGTTCTTAAGGAAACAATGGAACAACTTGGCACAGAGTCCGTCGAAATCGGTAATGTGCTTGGTGTCATTAATGATATTGCTGACCAGACAAATTTGCTTGCTCTTAATGCTGCAATCGAGGCAGCCAGAGCAGGTGAAGCAGGCAGAGGATTTGCTGTCGTTGCAGATGAAGTTCGGAAGCTCGCAGAAAAGACCATTGGAGCAACAGACCAAGTTGAAAGCAGTATTAATTCTATTCAGAAGCTTGCACGTGAAAATGTTCAGGGTATGGATGCAACCGTAATTGCGGTTGAAAAGGCCACTGACCTTTCTCGTGAATCTGGGAACATGCTTGGTGAAATAGTTGATTTGGCCAAGAATTCAGCAGATCAAGTTCGCTCCATAGCAACCGCTGCCGAGCAGCAGTCAGCAACATCGGAAGAGATTAACCGCAGTGTCGGTGAAATTGATTCAATGACAGAAGAGAATACAAGAAACAGTCAGCTGGCATCTGAGGGAACTCAGAATCTGTCTGAGGAAGTTCAAATTCTGCTCGCGTTAGTCGAAGACCTGAGACAGGGTGATTGA